A genome region from Planifilum fulgidum includes the following:
- a CDS encoding nucleotidyltransferase domain-containing protein has product MDEVQKILDDATRKLERLPGVVGVVLGGSRAKGMHRPDSDIDIGIYYDESEGFEVQSVGEVASELDDRHRTDLITPLGAWGPWVNGGGWLVIGGYHVDFLFRDVRRVSRVIDDCAKGIVTADYQTGHPHAYLNLMYMGEVDLCRVLADPQGRIAALKAKTRPYPKALQEAVIGRFLFEASFSLLHAEAHRGNDDLAYVAGCCFRTVASLNHVLFAKNEEYCINEKGATAMADRFPLKSEHYKERVDQVFTKLSSKDSRGTEEAVAVLRQLISETEALVRR; this is encoded by the coding sequence TTGGACGAGGTGCAAAAGATTTTGGATGATGCGACGCGAAAGTTGGAGAGACTTCCCGGCGTCGTGGGAGTGGTGCTGGGAGGATCCCGGGCGAAGGGAATGCACCGGCCCGATTCCGACATCGACATCGGAATCTATTACGATGAAAGCGAAGGCTTCGAAGTGCAATCCGTGGGGGAGGTCGCGTCGGAACTGGATGATAGGCACCGGACCGACCTGATCACACCCCTGGGGGCATGGGGGCCCTGGGTCAATGGGGGCGGTTGGCTCGTCATCGGTGGATATCACGTGGACTTTTTGTTCCGCGACGTGAGGCGGGTTTCCCGGGTGATCGACGACTGCGCGAAGGGGATCGTCACGGCGGATTATCAGACCGGACATCCCCATGCCTATTTGAACCTGATGTACATGGGCGAAGTGGACCTGTGCAGGGTGTTGGCCGATCCGCAGGGGCGGATCGCGGCGCTGAAGGCCAAAACCCGTCCGTACCCGAAAGCCTTGCAGGAGGCCGTCATCGGCCGGTTCCTGTTCGAAGCGTCCTTTTCCCTGCTGCATGCCGAGGCCCATCGAGGCAACGATGATCTCGCCTATGTGGCTGGGTGCTGCTTCCGCACCGTGGCCTCTTTGAACCACGTCCTGTTTGCCAAGAACGAAGAGTACTGCATCAACGAGAAAGGGGCCACGGCGATGGCGGACCGATTCCCTCTCAAGTCGGAACATTACAAGGAACGGGTGGATCAGGTGTTTACAAAACTGTCTTCAAAGGACAGCCGGGGAACGGAGGAGGCCGTCGCTGTGCTTCGGCAGCTGATTTCCGAAACGGAGGCATTGGTTCGGCGCTAG